In Microbacterium binotii, one DNA window encodes the following:
- the lexA gene encoding transcriptional repressor LexA yields MATNQKPQTRRRKSLSDKQLAILEVIQHSIARHGYPPSMREIGDAVGLKSLSSVTHQLNQLELSGYLRRDPGKTRAMEVLIDLPGTAAENPADAAPPVGDAALVPLVGRIAAGVPITADQHVEEIFPLPRQLVGKGDLFMLKVSGDSMIDAAICDGDWVVVRSQPTAENGDVVAAMLDGEATVKTFRRRDGHVWLLPRNTAFEPILGDDAVVLGKVVALMRAV; encoded by the coding sequence ATGGCCACCAACCAGAAGCCGCAGACCCGCCGGCGCAAGAGCCTCAGCGACAAGCAGCTCGCGATCCTCGAGGTCATCCAGCACTCGATCGCCCGCCACGGCTACCCGCCGAGCATGCGCGAGATCGGGGACGCGGTGGGACTGAAGTCGCTCTCGAGCGTCACGCACCAGCTGAACCAGCTCGAGCTCTCCGGTTATCTCCGACGCGACCCCGGCAAGACGCGTGCCATGGAGGTCCTGATCGATCTGCCGGGCACCGCCGCCGAGAACCCGGCCGACGCCGCACCCCCCGTGGGCGATGCCGCGCTGGTTCCGCTCGTGGGGCGGATCGCTGCGGGTGTGCCGATCACGGCAGACCAGCACGTCGAAGAGATCTTCCCGCTGCCCCGCCAGCTCGTGGGCAAGGGAGACCTGTTCATGCTGAAGGTGTCGGGAGACTCGATGATCGACGCGGCGATCTGCGACGGCGACTGGGTCGTGGTGCGTTCCCAGCCGACGGCCGAGAACGGCGACGTCGTCGCCGCGATGCTCGACGGTGAGGCGACCGTGAAGACGTTCCGGCGCCGCGACGGGCACGTATGGCTCCTGCCGCGCAACACGGCCTTCGAGCCGATCCTCGGCGACGATGCCGTCGTGCTCGGCAAGGTCGTCGCGCTCATGCGCGCGGTCTGA
- a CDS encoding prolyl oligopeptidase family serine peptidase gives MTDTSSYGSWPSPISAADVASSSTRFDGARFVGEEIWWAQSAPEEGGRMAVRRRQPDGRIADVLPAPWNVRSRVHEYGGGAWCAAEDGRLFFVEAGDQRVYVLDPGSAPTPLTPEADGTAFGGLVWASGRLLAVRERTAASTGERAIVEISLDGADARVIAHGDDFVAQPALSPDGRHLAWIGWNHPDLPWDRTRLHVGRLRDGVVEDVVTVTDGAASALQPVWTGSDELLYLDDASGRWQVQRVRPDTGERSTLTHDDADTGGALWTLGMRWFAPLEDGRVVAVRTNGEDSVVVIDPADGTTRSVGIDGASQTFLEDARGTRLLITTASASAPLGLWLVDADGTAAPERLSGDDLSALEPWLPAPRALTADGPHGPVHAYFYPPTHPELHGPVDELAPCLVWVHGGPTAHVGPAASRKIAYFTSRGIGVLDVNYSGSTGYGRAYRERLRGQWGVADVDDVIAAARHVAAAGLADPDRLAIEGGSAGGWTVLSALTRGDVFAAGVSRYGVGDARALVADTHDFESRYLDGLIGPLPETEEVYVERSPLTHPERFRVPLLILQGSEDRVVPPAQAEAIRDALREHGVPHAYVLFEGEGHGFRRRETTIDALTSELAFLGEVLGFTTDAPELPLSIGALHIAGGPDGREVFVDPESDVTHGERDLRVVVAREPLRPLVARPRTREWAETLRAAGFTATTNDPDLFVLLPALDGE, from the coding sequence ATGACCGACACCAGCTCCTACGGTTCCTGGCCCTCGCCCATCTCCGCCGCCGACGTCGCGAGTTCCTCCACGCGCTTCGACGGTGCGCGGTTCGTCGGCGAGGAGATCTGGTGGGCGCAGTCGGCGCCAGAGGAGGGCGGCCGCATGGCGGTGCGCCGCCGACAGCCCGACGGTCGGATCGCGGATGTCCTTCCCGCTCCGTGGAACGTGCGATCCCGGGTGCACGAGTACGGCGGCGGCGCGTGGTGCGCGGCCGAGGACGGGCGACTGTTCTTCGTGGAGGCCGGCGACCAGCGCGTCTACGTCCTCGACCCGGGCAGCGCTCCGACTCCGCTCACGCCCGAGGCGGACGGCACGGCGTTCGGAGGCCTGGTGTGGGCGTCCGGCCGCCTGCTCGCGGTGCGCGAGCGCACCGCGGCATCCACCGGGGAGCGGGCCATCGTCGAGATCTCGCTCGATGGCGCCGATGCGCGGGTCATCGCACACGGTGACGACTTCGTCGCCCAGCCCGCGCTGTCTCCGGATGGTCGGCATCTCGCATGGATCGGGTGGAATCACCCCGACCTGCCCTGGGACCGCACGCGCCTGCACGTGGGGCGTCTGCGCGACGGCGTGGTCGAGGATGTCGTCACCGTCACGGACGGCGCGGCCTCGGCGCTCCAGCCGGTGTGGACCGGCTCCGACGAACTGCTCTACCTCGACGACGCGTCCGGCCGGTGGCAGGTGCAGCGCGTGCGACCGGACACCGGCGAGCGCAGCACCCTCACCCATGACGACGCCGACACGGGCGGCGCGCTGTGGACGCTCGGGATGCGGTGGTTCGCCCCGCTCGAGGACGGACGGGTCGTCGCGGTGCGCACGAACGGCGAGGACTCTGTCGTGGTGATCGATCCCGCCGACGGCACGACCCGCTCCGTGGGCATCGACGGCGCCTCCCAGACCTTCCTCGAGGATGCGCGCGGTACGCGCCTGCTGATCACGACGGCGTCCGCATCCGCCCCGCTCGGACTCTGGCTCGTGGATGCGGACGGCACAGCGGCACCGGAACGTCTGTCCGGCGACGATCTCTCCGCGCTCGAGCCGTGGTTGCCCGCACCCCGTGCGTTGACCGCCGACGGACCCCACGGCCCCGTGCACGCCTACTTCTACCCGCCGACGCATCCGGAGCTCCACGGCCCCGTCGACGAGCTCGCCCCCTGCCTCGTGTGGGTGCACGGCGGACCGACCGCCCATGTGGGCCCGGCCGCATCGCGCAAGATCGCGTACTTCACGAGCCGCGGCATCGGGGTCCTCGACGTCAACTACTCCGGCTCGACCGGCTACGGGCGCGCCTACCGTGAGCGGCTGCGCGGCCAGTGGGGCGTCGCCGACGTCGACGACGTGATCGCGGCCGCGCGGCATGTCGCCGCGGCCGGTCTCGCGGACCCTGACCGACTGGCGATCGAAGGAGGGTCAGCCGGCGGCTGGACGGTGCTCTCGGCGCTGACGCGCGGCGATGTCTTCGCTGCGGGGGTCTCGCGCTACGGCGTCGGCGACGCCCGCGCGCTCGTGGCGGACACGCACGACTTCGAGTCGCGCTATCTCGACGGTCTGATCGGTCCGCTGCCGGAGACGGAGGAGGTGTACGTCGAACGCTCACCGCTCACGCACCCCGAGCGATTCCGCGTGCCGTTGCTGATCCTGCAGGGCTCCGAGGACCGGGTCGTGCCGCCGGCGCAGGCCGAGGCCATCCGCGACGCTCTGCGTGAGCACGGCGTGCCGCACGCGTACGTCCTGTTCGAAGGCGAAGGGCACGGGTTCCGGCGCCGGGAGACCACGATCGACGCGCTCACCTCGGAGCTGGCCTTCCTCGGAGAGGTGCTCGGCTTCACCACGGACGCGCCCGAGCTTCCGCTGTCGATCGGCGCGTTGCACATCGCCGGCGGCCCGGACGGACGAGAGGTGTTCGTCGACCCCGAGAGCGATGTGACGCACGGGGAGCGCGACCTCCGCGTCGTCGTCGCGCGCGAGCCCCTGCGGCCCCTCGTCGCCCGCCCGCGCACGCGCGAGTGGGCCGAGACCCTGCGGGCGGCGGGATTCACCGCGACGACGAACGATCCGGACCTGTTCGTGCTCCTCCCCGCCCTCGACGGAGAATGA
- the hflX gene encoding GTPase HflX, with the protein MTETPPSTDEQRLDDVDRVLSRADTRARMRGPLAGAQALQDATTVADGFGDGEQFDREERQALRRVGGLSTELEDVTEVEYRQLRLENVVLVGVHPQGATEDAENSLRELAALAETAGAVVLDGVLQRRPHPDPATYIGRGKAEELRDIVAAVGADTVIADTELAASQRRALEDVVKVKVIDRTTVILDIFSQHAKSREGKAQVELAQLEYLLPRLRGWGESMSRQAGGQVGAGGAGMGSRGPGETKIELDRRRIRTRMAQLRRQIRDFAPARDAKRAERKRNTIPAVAIAGYTNAGKSSLLNRLTRAGVLVENALFATLDATVRRSVTEDGRIYTLTDTVGFVRNLPHQLVEAFRSTLEEVGDADVIVHVVDGSHPDPAAQLATVHDVIGDVGARDTREIVVFNKADLIDDDARLLLRGLVPSAVFVSSRTGEGIDELRQVIEDALPLPEVELRVLLPYDRGDLVSAVHEHGMIYEESHEAEGTALHARVGAALAGRLEAFLA; encoded by the coding sequence ATGACAGAAACACCCCCGTCCACCGACGAGCAGCGGCTCGACGACGTCGACCGGGTGCTCTCGCGAGCGGATACTCGCGCACGGATGCGCGGCCCTCTGGCCGGAGCGCAGGCGCTGCAGGACGCGACGACCGTCGCCGACGGCTTCGGCGACGGTGAGCAGTTCGACCGCGAAGAGCGTCAGGCGCTGCGTCGCGTCGGTGGCCTGTCGACCGAGCTCGAAGACGTCACCGAGGTCGAGTACCGCCAGTTGCGGCTCGAGAACGTCGTCCTCGTGGGCGTTCACCCGCAGGGTGCCACCGAGGACGCCGAGAACTCGCTGCGCGAGCTCGCTGCCCTCGCCGAGACGGCGGGCGCCGTCGTGCTCGACGGCGTGCTGCAGCGCCGACCGCATCCCGACCCCGCGACGTACATCGGCCGTGGCAAGGCGGAGGAGCTGCGAGACATCGTCGCCGCCGTCGGCGCCGACACCGTCATCGCCGACACCGAGCTCGCCGCGAGCCAGCGGCGTGCGCTCGAGGACGTCGTCAAGGTCAAGGTGATCGATCGCACGACCGTGATCCTCGACATCTTCAGCCAGCACGCGAAGAGCCGCGAAGGCAAGGCGCAGGTGGAGCTCGCCCAGCTCGAGTACCTCCTGCCGCGCCTCCGCGGTTGGGGCGAGTCGATGAGCCGTCAGGCCGGTGGCCAGGTCGGCGCCGGCGGCGCAGGTATGGGCTCGCGCGGACCCGGTGAGACGAAGATCGAGCTCGACCGCCGCCGCATCCGCACCCGGATGGCGCAGCTGCGTCGTCAGATCCGCGACTTCGCCCCGGCCCGTGATGCCAAGCGCGCCGAGCGCAAGCGCAACACGATCCCCGCCGTGGCGATCGCCGGGTATACGAACGCGGGGAAGTCGAGTCTTCTGAACCGGCTCACACGCGCGGGCGTCCTCGTGGAGAACGCGCTGTTCGCGACGCTGGATGCCACCGTTCGACGCTCGGTGACCGAGGACGGGCGCATCTACACACTGACCGACACGGTCGGATTCGTGCGCAACCTCCCGCACCAGCTGGTCGAAGCGTTCCGCTCGACGCTCGAAGAGGTCGGTGACGCCGACGTCATCGTGCACGTCGTCGACGGCTCGCACCCCGATCCCGCCGCTCAGCTGGCCACCGTCCACGATGTGATCGGTGACGTGGGAGCGCGTGACACGCGGGAGATCGTCGTGTTCAACAAGGCCGACCTCATCGACGACGATGCGCGGCTCCTGCTGCGAGGGCTCGTGCCCTCGGCGGTGTTCGTCTCGTCCCGCACGGGCGAAGGCATCGACGAGCTCCGCCAGGTCATCGAGGATGCGCTTCCGCTGCCGGAGGTCGAGCTGCGGGTTCTGCTGCCGTACGATCGCGGCGACCTGGTCTCGGCCGTGCACGAGCACGGGATGATCTACGAGGAGTCGCACGAGGCGGAGGGCACGGCCCTCCACGCCCGCGTCGGCGCGGCGCTCGCCGGCAGGCTCGAAGCCTTCCTCGCCTGA
- a CDS encoding class I SAM-dependent methyltransferase: protein MGSDHYFTASPASPENLRTIRVSVAGRDIDVTTAGGVFSPDRLDAGTAVLLSNTPPPPAGGHFLDLGCGWGPISISLALSSPHATVWAVDVNQRALDLVRRNAENLGLTNINAVTPDDVPEDVAFRTIRSNPPIRVGKNELHGMLERWIPRLDERSDAWLVVARNLGADSLQRWLAASFPAGFSVHRTATARGFRVLKIRRHGAEATAPIPLP, encoded by the coding sequence ATGGGGAGTGACCACTACTTCACCGCGTCACCCGCCAGTCCCGAGAACCTCCGCACCATTCGTGTCAGCGTGGCCGGTCGCGACATCGACGTGACGACGGCCGGCGGAGTGTTCAGCCCGGATCGACTGGATGCGGGCACCGCCGTGCTGCTGAGCAACACACCGCCGCCTCCGGCCGGCGGCCACTTCCTCGACCTCGGATGCGGCTGGGGCCCGATCTCGATCTCGCTCGCGCTCTCGTCGCCACACGCCACGGTGTGGGCCGTCGACGTCAACCAGCGCGCCCTCGATCTCGTCCGCCGCAACGCGGAGAACCTCGGCCTCACCAACATCAACGCCGTGACGCCGGATGATGTTCCCGAGGACGTCGCCTTCCGCACGATCCGTTCGAATCCGCCGATCCGCGTCGGCAAGAACGAACTGCACGGAATGCTCGAGCGATGGATCCCCCGACTTGACGAGCGCTCCGACGCCTGGCTCGTCGTCGCCCGCAACCTCGGCGCCGATTCGCTGCAGCGCTGGCTCGCCGCATCCTTCCCCGCGGGCTTCAGCGTGCACCGCACCGCGACCGCCCGCGGCTTCCGGGTGCTCAAGATCCGTCGCCACGGAGCCGAAGCCACCGCTCCCATTCCGCTGCCCTGA
- a CDS encoding MFS transporter, with protein MPSSSSVGIRSYRALPRIAGWDYLVATSLGRLPLSMVPLAVLTLVTSATGSIAVGGFAAAAAAIGEAVGAPASGAIADRIGQRPVLLVGVVVHVALLLVLTWGAGHVSDPGAVALAAGIGLSLPQVGAFSRTRWLSLAPDDLPTAFAFEGVIDEISYIFGPAIVGLTAAFVSPQAATLLAGALVVAFATQFAVHRTHRSVPRRRQAPPRTAAPAGRRTLLVTALVGMLAMGTFFGASQTGLTAFAGRIGIPDAGALLYAVMAVGSAITTLSMVLIPERIGTWTRWSVAACGMALGASLMLVADDVVWIIGAGLVAGAFQGPLLLTIFRVVGDAADEGRAGILLTLTTSGIVLGIAAGSALSGLLAQNLGAAAGFLPVLTATLVLLAMGVVGAAAAKGGERTASR; from the coding sequence ATGCCCTCTTCCTCCTCCGTCGGCATCCGCTCGTACCGTGCGCTGCCGCGCATCGCCGGGTGGGACTACCTCGTCGCGACGAGCCTCGGACGTCTTCCCCTGTCGATGGTCCCGCTCGCCGTCCTGACGCTCGTGACCTCTGCCACGGGGTCGATCGCGGTGGGCGGCTTCGCCGCGGCAGCAGCCGCGATCGGCGAGGCCGTGGGCGCTCCCGCCTCCGGGGCGATCGCCGACCGCATCGGGCAACGTCCGGTCCTCCTCGTGGGCGTCGTCGTGCACGTCGCACTGCTCCTCGTCCTGACGTGGGGCGCGGGGCACGTCTCCGACCCCGGGGCCGTCGCTCTCGCCGCCGGGATCGGGCTGAGCCTTCCGCAGGTCGGCGCGTTCTCCCGCACCCGGTGGCTCTCGCTCGCTCCGGATGATCTGCCGACCGCCTTCGCCTTCGAGGGCGTCATCGACGAGATCTCCTACATCTTCGGACCCGCCATCGTGGGCCTCACCGCCGCGTTCGTGTCACCGCAGGCGGCGACGCTCCTCGCCGGTGCGCTCGTGGTCGCCTTCGCGACACAGTTCGCCGTGCACCGCACGCACCGCAGCGTGCCGCGGCGGCGACAGGCGCCGCCGCGGACAGCAGCCCCCGCGGGGCGCCGGACTCTGCTGGTCACCGCGCTGGTCGGAATGCTGGCGATGGGCACGTTCTTCGGCGCGAGCCAGACGGGTCTCACCGCCTTCGCGGGGCGCATCGGGATCCCGGATGCGGGCGCGCTCCTCTACGCCGTCATGGCGGTGGGCTCGGCGATCACGACGCTGTCGATGGTGCTGATCCCGGAGCGGATCGGCACCTGGACACGATGGAGCGTTGCCGCCTGCGGGATGGCTCTGGGGGCGTCGCTCATGCTCGTCGCCGACGACGTCGTGTGGATCATCGGCGCCGGACTCGTCGCCGGCGCGTTCCAAGGACCGCTGTTGTTGACGATCTTCCGGGTCGTGGGCGACGCCGCCGACGAGGGGCGGGCCGGGATCCTGTTGACCCTCACCACGAGCGGCATCGTTCTCGGCATCGCGGCGGGCTCCGCCCTGTCCGGACTGCTCGCGCAGAACCTGGGCGCTGCCGCGGGGTTCCTGCCCGTGCTCACCGCGACGCTCGTCCTGCTCGCGATGGGCGTGGTGGGCGCTGCCGCCGCCAAGGGCGGAGAGCGCACCGCATCCCGTTAG
- the dapF gene encoding diaminopimelate epimerase, giving the protein MSRTLPFTKGHGTGNDFVILSDPDGELDLSDDQIAVLCDRRFGIGADGLLRVVRSVRIPEGAAAAAAGAEWFMDYRNADGSKAEMCGNGTRVFARFLEDQDLASLDAPLRIGTRAGVKTLTRSERGFEVDLGEWVVDENDVLVRARGLDVARPGQPVDVGNPHVVVALSSEAELEALDLTAQPLLDPQPPAGANIEFVVPSDPLVVGGVGGIRMRVFERGVGETLSCGTGVAAAALAVRHWAGPAAPDAWVVDVPGGTLGVRMHDGHVLLSGPASLVFHGEVTLA; this is encoded by the coding sequence ATGTCGCGCACGCTCCCGTTCACCAAGGGCCACGGAACCGGGAACGACTTCGTGATCCTGTCGGATCCGGACGGCGAACTGGATCTCAGCGATGACCAGATCGCGGTGCTCTGCGATCGCCGGTTCGGCATCGGCGCGGACGGACTTCTGCGTGTCGTGCGGTCGGTGCGGATCCCCGAGGGCGCGGCCGCTGCCGCAGCCGGCGCCGAGTGGTTCATGGACTACCGCAACGCCGACGGATCGAAGGCCGAGATGTGCGGCAACGGCACGCGGGTGTTCGCGCGCTTCCTCGAGGATCAGGATCTGGCGTCGCTGGACGCGCCGTTGCGCATCGGCACCCGAGCCGGGGTCAAGACGCTCACGCGCAGTGAGCGCGGCTTCGAAGTGGATCTGGGGGAGTGGGTCGTCGACGAGAACGACGTTCTCGTGCGGGCCCGCGGTCTGGACGTCGCGCGCCCGGGCCAGCCGGTCGATGTGGGAAATCCCCACGTCGTCGTGGCGCTGTCCTCCGAGGCCGAGCTGGAAGCGCTCGACCTGACGGCGCAGCCCCTGCTCGACCCTCAGCCGCCCGCCGGTGCGAACATCGAGTTCGTCGTTCCGAGCGATCCCCTCGTCGTGGGGGGCGTCGGCGGCATCCGGATGCGGGTCTTCGAGCGGGGCGTCGGGGAGACCCTCAGCTGCGGCACCGGTGTGGCCGCCGCGGCTCTCGCGGTGCGCCACTGGGCAGGACCCGCGGCGCCCGATGCGTGGGTCGTGGATGTGCCCGGCGGGACGCTGGGCGTCCGGATGCACGACGGGCACGTGCTGCTGTCGGGCCCCGCGTCGCTGGTCTTCCACGGCGAGGTGACGCTCGCCTAA